The following coding sequences lie in one Equus przewalskii isolate Varuska chromosome 25, EquPr2, whole genome shotgun sequence genomic window:
- the TMEM121 gene encoding transmembrane protein 121 has protein sequence MVLPPPDRRHVCLTTLVIMGSMAVMDAYLVEQNQGPRKIGVCIIVLVGDVCFLLVLRYVAVWVGAEVRTAKRGYAMILWFLYIFVLEIKLYFIFQNYKAARRGAADPVARKALTLLLSVCVPGLFLLLVALDRMEYVRTFRKREDLRGRLFWVALDLLDLLDMQANLWEPPRTGLPLWAEGLTFFYCYMLLLVLPCVALSEVSMQGEHIAPQKMMLYPVLSLATVNVVAVLARAANMALFRDSRVSAIFVGKNVVALATKACTFLEYRRQVRDFPPPALSLELQPPPPQRNSVPPPPPLHGPPGRPHGPSPTREALDT, from the coding sequence ATGGTGCTGCCGCCCCCGGACCGGCGCCACGTGTGCCTGACCACGCTGGTGATCATGGGCAGCATGGCCGTCATGGACGCGTACCTGGTGGAGCAGAATCAGGGCCCGCGCAAGATCGGCGTGTGCATCATCGTGCTGGTGGGAGACGTGTGCTTCCTGCTGGTGCTGCGCTACGTGGCCGTGTGGGTGGGCGCCGAGGTGCGCACGGCCAAGCGCGGCTACGCCATGATCCTGTGGTTCCTCTACATCTTCGTGCTGGAGATCAAGCTCTACTTCATCTTCCAGAACTACAaggcggcgcggcgcggcgcggccgACCCGGTGGCGCGCAAGGCGCTGACGCTGCTGCTGTCGGTGTGCGTGCCCGGCCTCTTCCTGCTGCTGGTGGCGCTCGACCGCATGGAGTACGTACGCACCTTCCGCAAGCGCGAGGACCTGCGCGGCCGCCTCTTCTGGGTGGCGCTGGACCTGCtggacctgctggacatgcaggccAACCTGTGGGAGCCGCCGCGCACCGGGCTGCCGCTGTGGGCCGAGGGCCTCACCTTCTTCTACTGCTACatgctgctgctggtgctgccGTGCGTGGCGCTCAGTGAGGTCAGCATGCAGGGCGAGCACATCGCGCCGCAGAAGATGATGCTGTACCCGGTGCTCAGCCTCGCCACCGTCAACGTGGTGGCCGTGCTGGCGCGCGCCGCCAACATGGCGCTCTTCCGCGACAGCCGCGTCTCGGCCATCTTCGTCGGCAAGAACGTGGTGGCGCTCGCCACCAAGGCCTGTACCTTCCTGGAGTACCGCCGCCAGGTGCGCGACTTCCCGCCACCCGCCCTCTCGCTGGAGCTGCAGCCGCCGCCCCCCCAGCGCAACTCGGTGCCGCCACCCCCGCCGCTGCACGGCCCGCCGGGCCGCCCCCACGGGCCCTCGCCCACGCGCGAAGCCCTGGACACGTGA